Proteins encoded by one window of Lathyrus oleraceus cultivar Zhongwan6 chromosome 1, CAAS_Psat_ZW6_1.0, whole genome shotgun sequence:
- the LOC127076673 gene encoding N-carbamoylputrescine amidase — translation MEDKGRKVVVSALQFACTDDVSTNVATAERLVRDAHKLGANIVLIQELFEGYYFCQAQREAFFQRAKPYKDHPTITRMQKLAKELGVVIPVSFFEEANNAHYNSIAIIDADGTDLGIYRKSHIPDGPGYEEKFYFNSGDTGFKVFQTKYAKIGVAICWDQWFPEAARAMALQGAEILFYPTAIGSEPHDQSIDSRDHWKRVMQGHAGANLVPLVASNRIGNEIIETEHGKSEIKFYGNSFIAGPTGEIVSVADDKEEAVLIAEFDLNKIKSKRHSWGVFRDRRPDLYKVLLTLDGNNPV, via the exons ATGGAAGACAAGGGTAGAAAAGTTGTGGTTTCCGCTCTTCAGTTTGCTTGCACCGATGATGTCTCAACCAATGTCGCCACCGCCGAGAG ACTTGTTCGAGATGCTCATAAACTGGGTGCAAACATTGTTCTCATTCAG GAACTCTTTGAAGGTTATTACTTCTGTCAGGCACAAAGAGAGGCTTTCTTTCAAAGAGCTAAGCCCTATAAGGACCATCCTACAATTACAAG GATGCAGAAACTTGCAAAAGAGTTAGGTGTAGTCATACCTGTTAGTTTCTTTGAGGAAGCAAACAATGCACATTATAACTCAATAGCCATTATTGATGCTGACGGAACAGATCTTGGAATTTATAGAAAATCTCATATTCCAGATGGACCAG GTTATGAAGAAAAGTTCTATTTTAATTCGGGTGACACGGGATTTAAG GTTTTCCAGACAAAATATGCAAAAATTGGAGTCG CTATTTGCTGGGATCAGTGGTTTCCAGAGGCAGCCCGAGCAATGGCACTTCAAGGTGCTGAGATTTTATTTTATCCAACCGCTATTGGATCTGAACCTCACGACCAAAGCATCGATTCTCGTGATCATTGGAAACGAGTAATGCAAGGACATGCTGGGGCCAATCTG GTACCTCTCGTGGCTTCAAATAGGATAGGAAATGAGATAATTGAGACCGAGCATGGAAAAAGTGAGATAAAATTTTATGGAAACTCCTTCATAGCAG GGCCTACTGGAGAAATTGTTTCAGTTGCTGATGATAAAGAGGAAGCAGTTCTTATTGCTGAATTTGATTTGAACAAAATCAAATCCAAGAGGCATTCTTGGGGGGTATTCCGTGATCGGCGTCCAGATCTATATAAGGTGCTTTTAACATTAGACGGAAACAACCCTGTTTAA